Proteins encoded within one genomic window of Aerococcus viridans:
- a CDS encoding DHH family phosphoesterase produces MLDKILAAIEAHDTIIIHRHVRPDPDALGSQMGLKAVLEETYPHKYIYAVGQDDDSLAEFGDMDDVSDDTYKQALVIVNDSANRPRIDDQRYKKGATLVKVDHHPNEDPYGDFMIVEPSISSTSELWASIVLREDNKLQMNDEAAKCFFLGIVGDTGRFLYDNTTRDTMHIAGELLNYDFPASDLMQESNTQTISQARLQAYVLQNMKLSAQGTVNSVYISQDLLQSLDLTANETYQIVQIPGTIEGVITWVTFIEQPDGKVRCRIRSKGPAINHIAAQHDGGGHEKASGANVYSSEEKDELLAQLGEVAMKYRRDQFFD; encoded by the coding sequence ATGTTAGATAAAATATTAGCGGCAATTGAGGCACACGATACTATCATTATTCATCGCCATGTTCGCCCAGATCCGGATGCGTTAGGTTCGCAAATGGGATTAAAGGCAGTTTTGGAAGAAACTTACCCACATAAATATATCTATGCAGTGGGGCAAGATGACGATTCATTAGCAGAATTCGGGGATATGGATGATGTTTCGGATGATACTTACAAGCAAGCACTTGTTATCGTGAACGATTCAGCTAACCGACCACGGATTGATGATCAACGGTATAAAAAAGGGGCGACCCTTGTCAAAGTTGACCACCATCCGAATGAAGATCCATACGGGGACTTTATGATCGTTGAGCCAAGTATCTCATCGACGTCAGAATTATGGGCATCTATTGTTTTGCGTGAGGACAACAAGTTGCAAATGAATGATGAAGCAGCTAAATGCTTCTTCTTAGGAATTGTCGGGGATACTGGTCGTTTCTTATATGACAACACAACCCGCGATACTATGCACATTGCCGGTGAATTGTTGAACTACGACTTCCCAGCTTCTGACTTGATGCAAGAATCGAATACACAAACTATTTCTCAAGCTCGCTTGCAAGCTTATGTCCTACAAAACATGAAATTGTCAGCACAAGGGACTGTGAATTCAGTTTATATTTCACAAGATTTATTGCAGTCGCTTGATTTAACAGCCAATGAAACCTACCAAATAGTCCAAATTCCAGGAACGATTGAAGGGGTTATTACTTGGGTAACCTTTATCGAACAACCAGATGGGAAAGTACGTTGCCGAATCCGCTCTAAAGGGCCAGCAATCAACCATATTGCTGCACAACATGATGGTGGTGGCCACGAGAAAGCCTCAGGCGCTAACGTTTATTCTTCAGAGGAGAAAGACGAATTATTAGCGCAACTAGGTGAAGTGGCTATGAAATACCGTCGCGACCAATTTTTTGACTAA
- a CDS encoding BMP family lipoprotein, producing MSSIFKTILISSAALLLVACQGQNAGTDANAGTASSSSSQASESTATDALSIGMVTNEGGVDDRSFNQSAWEGLQTWQAETGAKVQYYESPDQSELIPNLNVAVADQYDIIVGLGYTTAEALSEVASQNPDQNFALIDGEVDLDNAVSIAFKDQESAFLAGVAAALTTETNQVGFIGGTRIPVIDRFETGFKAGVAYIDENIEVESQYTESFSDASKGQQIANAMYTQGIDVIYTAAGGSGNGVFTETRNRLEANSETQLWVIGVDRDQTDEGEWTGGNFTLASTLKDTGAAIIALAEETRDNAFPAGENLAYGLENDGVSLTQGQLSDEDWAQIEEAKAAIIAGDIQVPEFTYSES from the coding sequence ATGTCTTCAATATTTAAGACCATCCTTATTTCAAGCGCTGCCTTACTTTTAGTGGCCTGCCAAGGGCAAAATGCCGGTACGGATGCCAATGCTGGCACAGCGTCATCATCCAGTTCACAAGCGAGTGAATCAACAGCTACTGATGCCTTATCAATCGGTATGGTAACCAATGAAGGGGGCGTTGATGACCGGTCGTTCAACCAATCTGCTTGGGAAGGGCTACAAACATGGCAAGCGGAAACTGGAGCCAAGGTCCAATACTATGAATCACCTGATCAATCTGAATTGATTCCTAATTTAAATGTTGCGGTTGCAGACCAATATGATATTATCGTTGGTCTTGGGTATACAACTGCAGAAGCCTTAAGTGAAGTGGCTTCGCAAAATCCTGATCAAAATTTCGCTTTGATTGATGGGGAAGTTGACCTAGACAATGCGGTATCTATCGCCTTTAAAGACCAAGAATCTGCCTTCTTAGCAGGCGTTGCGGCTGCTTTAACTACAGAAACGAATCAAGTTGGTTTTATTGGTGGGACTAGAATTCCAGTGATTGACCGTTTTGAAACAGGTTTTAAAGCGGGTGTTGCCTATATTGACGAGAATATTGAAGTAGAAAGCCAATATACGGAGTCGTTTAGTGACGCCTCTAAAGGGCAACAAATTGCTAATGCTATGTATACGCAGGGTATTGACGTGATTTATACAGCTGCTGGCGGGTCTGGTAACGGTGTTTTCACTGAGACCCGTAACCGTCTAGAAGCTAATTCAGAAACGCAATTATGGGTGATTGGGGTTGACCGAGATCAAACTGACGAGGGTGAGTGGACTGGTGGCAACTTTACCTTAGCGTCGACCCTTAAAGATACTGGGGCAGCTATTATTGCTTTAGCCGAGGAAACAAGAGACAATGCCTTTCCTGCAGGTGAAAATTTAGCTTATGGCTTGGAAAATGATGGCGTTTCGCTAACTCAAGGACAATTATCAGACGAAGATTGGGCGCAAATTGAAGAAGCTAAAGCAGCCATTATCGCCGGTGACATTCAAGTGCCAGAGTTCACTTACTCTGAAAGTTAG